A stretch of Octopus bimaculoides isolate UCB-OBI-ISO-001 chromosome 23, ASM119413v2, whole genome shotgun sequence DNA encodes these proteins:
- the LOC106875849 gene encoding galactoside alpha-(1,2)-fucosyltransferase 2 isoform X1: protein MICRLLRVIMTRRSIWFVREISSGKRFLIRTGKMHRFAFCVKLLIFFIVFFLGVIIFHYLDILGVIYTINYLVHRQQDDTKVLCPKFVGGLGNQMFQYASLYGIAKSKNMTLLIDAECELNQLFSISAVTLPHVACWFLKTRTDYRPCAFNKDTMNFSADQNYQMQGYLQSWQYFHRAEPALRQIFKFKAAIREKAESILKQAIEVHQKQVRNQALTFIAIHIRRGDITKDNFKTYGYNTASLDYIRRAMQYFSERYHRILFLVCTNDMEWAKRYLHKKNVYFVENQPREVDMALMASCNHTIMTVGSFGWWSAWLANGEVVYYRYPASRGSKLRKAFSKEMTDYYYPKWKPML from the exons ATGATTTGTAGATTGTTGAGGGTAATCATGACCCGAAGATCAATTTGGTTTGTAAGAGAAATCTCCTCTGGAAAAAGGTTTTTAATACGAACTGGCAAAATGCATCGCTTCG CATTCTGTGTCAAATTGCTAATTTTCTTCATCGTTTTCTTCCTTGGAGTGATTATATTCCATTACCTGGATATCCTTGGTGTTATCTATACCATCAACTACTTAGTGCACAGGCAACAAGATGACACTAAAGTACTGTGCCCAAAATTTGTTGGTGGCCTCGGTAACCAAATGTTTCAGTATGCATCTCTTTATGGAATAGCAAAGAGTAAAAACATGACACTACTGATTGATGCCGAGTGTGAACTCAACCAGTTGTTTAGCATATCAGCAGTGACACTGCCTCACGTTGCATGTTGGTTCTTAAAAACACGCACTGATTACAGACCCTGTGCCTTCAACAAAGACACCATGAATTTTTCTGCTGACCAGAACTACCAGATGCAAGGTTACTTACAATCTTGGCAATATTTCCATCGTGCTGAGCCAGCTCTGCGCCAGATCTTCAAGTTTAAAGCTGCAATCAGAGAAAAAGCAGAAAGCATTTTAAAACAAGCTATTGAGGTTCACCAGAAGCAAGTCAGAAATCAAGCTCTTACTTTCATAGCAATCCACATCCGTCGAGGTGACATAACAAAAGACAATTTCAAGACCTACGGCTATAATACAGCTTCACTGGATTATATCCGTAGAGCGATGCAGTACTTTAGTGAACGTTATCACAGAATCCTCTTCTTAGTTTGCACCAATGACATGGAGTGGGCTAAGAGGTACTTGCATAAAAAGAACGTTTACTTTGTCGAGAACCAGCCACGAGAAGTGGACATGGCATTGATGGCTAGCTGCAACCACACCATCATGACGGTTGGCAGCTTTGGTTGGTGGTCAGCATGGTTAGCCAATGGAGAAGTAGTTTATTACAGATACCCAGCTTCTCGGGGATCAAAACTGCGCAAGGCCTTCAGCAAAGAAATGACTGATTATTATTACCCCAAATGGAAACCAATGTTGTGA
- the LOC106875849 gene encoding galactoside alpha-(1,2)-fucosyltransferase 2 isoform X2, translated as MLLPCWLYHCYCFYHDVAAVGVFHSAFCVKLLIFFIVFFLGVIIFHYLDILGVIYTINYLVHRQQDDTKVLCPKFVGGLGNQMFQYASLYGIAKSKNMTLLIDAECELNQLFSISAVTLPHVACWFLKTRTDYRPCAFNKDTMNFSADQNYQMQGYLQSWQYFHRAEPALRQIFKFKAAIREKAESILKQAIEVHQKQVRNQALTFIAIHIRRGDITKDNFKTYGYNTASLDYIRRAMQYFSERYHRILFLVCTNDMEWAKRYLHKKNVYFVENQPREVDMALMASCNHTIMTVGSFGWWSAWLANGEVVYYRYPASRGSKLRKAFSKEMTDYYYPKWKPML; from the exons ATGCTGTTACCATGTTGGCTCTATCACTGTTATTGCTTCTATCATGATGTGGCTGCAGTGGGTGTTTTTCATTCTG CATTCTGTGTCAAATTGCTAATTTTCTTCATCGTTTTCTTCCTTGGAGTGATTATATTCCATTACCTGGATATCCTTGGTGTTATCTATACCATCAACTACTTAGTGCACAGGCAACAAGATGACACTAAAGTACTGTGCCCAAAATTTGTTGGTGGCCTCGGTAACCAAATGTTTCAGTATGCATCTCTTTATGGAATAGCAAAGAGTAAAAACATGACACTACTGATTGATGCCGAGTGTGAACTCAACCAGTTGTTTAGCATATCAGCAGTGACACTGCCTCACGTTGCATGTTGGTTCTTAAAAACACGCACTGATTACAGACCCTGTGCCTTCAACAAAGACACCATGAATTTTTCTGCTGACCAGAACTACCAGATGCAAGGTTACTTACAATCTTGGCAATATTTCCATCGTGCTGAGCCAGCTCTGCGCCAGATCTTCAAGTTTAAAGCTGCAATCAGAGAAAAAGCAGAAAGCATTTTAAAACAAGCTATTGAGGTTCACCAGAAGCAAGTCAGAAATCAAGCTCTTACTTTCATAGCAATCCACATCCGTCGAGGTGACATAACAAAAGACAATTTCAAGACCTACGGCTATAATACAGCTTCACTGGATTATATCCGTAGAGCGATGCAGTACTTTAGTGAACGTTATCACAGAATCCTCTTCTTAGTTTGCACCAATGACATGGAGTGGGCTAAGAGGTACTTGCATAAAAAGAACGTTTACTTTGTCGAGAACCAGCCACGAGAAGTGGACATGGCATTGATGGCTAGCTGCAACCACACCATCATGACGGTTGGCAGCTTTGGTTGGTGGTCAGCATGGTTAGCCAATGGAGAAGTAGTTTATTACAGATACCCAGCTTCTCGGGGATCAAAACTGCGCAAGGCCTTCAGCAAAGAAATGACTGATTATTATTACCCCAAATGGAAACCAATGTTGTGA